gaggcaggaggtgCTGAAGATGTTGGCGTTGAAGACCTCCATGCTGGAGGAGGAGAGGCTGTAGATCTGGGGCGCCTCGCGCACAGTGAAGTGGACCGTCTGCACGTGCTGGTTCAGTGTGATGTTGAGCATAGCATTCTTCTCGGCCTTGGAGAGCTCCACTTCTTTCTCCTGCAGGGCCTCAATCAGGGGCTGCACCTGGTAGAAGTCGGCCTCCCTGCGGAGCAGGCCCATCTCCTGGAAGTCCTCGGGCAGGTCAAGGTGGGAGGTCCGCAGAAAGTTGAGGATATAGCGGAACACTTTGCCGTCACGGTCAATGAAGCAGTTGCCCTGGCTGTCCCTCTTGGTGGGCATCTTCCCGCTGAACATGGCACCTAGCATGGAGTCAGGGAAGCTGGTCAGGGTTGCCAATGAGGTTGTATAGAGCTTCCCCCCGACGTTCAGCGTGATGGGGTCGGACATGGCAGGAGACTGGGTTGCTGGAAGTGGCCCT
This portion of the Macaca mulatta isolate MMU2019108-1 chromosome 14, T2T-MMU8v2.0, whole genome shotgun sequence genome encodes:
- the KCTD21 gene encoding BTB/POZ domain-containing protein KCTD21 isoform X1 encodes the protein MSDPITLNVGGKLYTTSLATLTSFPDSMLGAMFSGKMPTKRDSQGNCFIDRDGKVFRYILNFLRTSHLDLPEDFQEMGLLRREADFYQVQPLIEALQEKEVELSKAEKNAMLNITLNQHVQTVHFTVREAPQIYSLSSSSMEVFNANIFSTSCLFLKLLGSKLYYCSNGNLSSITSHLQDPNHLTLDWVANVEGLPEEEYTKQNLKRLWVVPANKQINSFQVFVEEVLKIALSDGFCIDSSHPHALDFMNNKIIRLIRYR
- the KCTD21 gene encoding BTB/POZ domain-containing protein KCTD21 isoform X3, coding for MGIITIQGPLPATQSPAMSDPITLNVGGKLYTTSLATLTSFPDSMLGAMFSGKMPTKRDSQGNCFIDRDGKVFRYILNFLRTSHLDLPEDFQEMGLLRREADFYQVQPLIEALQEKEVELSKAEKNAMLNITLNQHVQTVHFTVREAPQIYSLSSSSMEVFNANIFSTSCLFLKLLGSKLYYCSNGNLSSITSHLQDPNHLTLDWVANVEGLPEEEYTKQNLKRLWVVPANKQINSFQVFVEEVLKIALSDGFCIDSSHPHALDFMNNKIIRLIRYR
- the KCTD21 gene encoding BTB/POZ domain-containing protein KCTD21 isoform X2 translates to MLLKFRLEYCGVITAHCSLDLPDSSDPPTLASQVARTTGPLPATQSPAMSDPITLNVGGKLYTTSLATLTSFPDSMLGAMFSGKMPTKRDSQGNCFIDRDGKVFRYILNFLRTSHLDLPEDFQEMGLLRREADFYQVQPLIEALQEKEVELSKAEKNAMLNITLNQHVQTVHFTVREAPQIYSLSSSSMEVFNANIFSTSCLFLKLLGSKLYYCSNGNLSSITSHLQDPNHLTLDWVANVEGLPEEEYTKQNLKRLWVVPANKQINSFQVFVEEVLKIALSDGFCIDSSHPHALDFMNNKIIRLIRYR